The Deinococcus koreensis genome window below encodes:
- a CDS encoding Gfo/Idh/MocA family protein — protein MTARRIALLGVAHVHAEGYAAWLSVQADVEVIGFAEDDPEVAQDFEATTGLQWRPLPGLLAARPHGVIVCGETVQHRTHVEGAARAGAHVLCEKPLATTLEDAQALLDACTRAGVTLHTAFPVRYSPAVRQLRAHIQGGDLGDLLAYSGVNHSVSPDHERAWFSDLALAGGGAGMDHIIHLADLLHHLGERVQSIHARLIPVPAWTIPGHEQTDAAGLVTLKLASGAVATVDCSWSRPRAYPRWGHLKLDVTGTAGMRSLDAFAEHLSVTTGQGRRWAGYGADLNAAMLRDFLTVCGGGEAGLLASGQDGLEALRVVLAAYESERAGRVVELSADADAAAR, from the coding sequence ATGACAGCGCGGCGGATCGCCCTGCTGGGCGTCGCTCACGTCCACGCCGAGGGGTACGCCGCGTGGCTGAGTGTTCAGGCGGATGTGGAGGTGATCGGCTTCGCGGAGGATGACCCGGAAGTGGCGCAGGACTTTGAAGCTACGACTGGACTTCAGTGGCGTCCTCTTCCCGGTCTCCTTGCCGCCCGGCCCCACGGCGTCATCGTGTGTGGCGAGACCGTTCAGCACCGCACCCACGTCGAGGGCGCGGCCCGTGCCGGTGCCCACGTCCTGTGCGAGAAACCCCTGGCGACCACCCTGGAGGATGCCCAGGCCCTGCTGGACGCCTGCACGCGGGCGGGAGTGACGCTCCATACAGCGTTTCCCGTCCGGTACTCGCCGGCCGTGCGGCAACTGCGTGCTCATATTCAGGGCGGTGACCTGGGCGACCTGCTGGCCTACAGCGGCGTGAACCACTCGGTCAGCCCGGATCACGAACGCGCGTGGTTCAGCGACCTGGCACTGGCGGGCGGCGGGGCGGGCATGGATCACATCATCCATCTGGCCGATCTGCTCCACCACCTCGGGGAACGCGTGCAGAGCATCCACGCCCGCCTGATCCCGGTGCCCGCCTGGACGATCCCCGGCCATGAACAGACCGACGCCGCCGGGCTCGTCACCCTGAAACTGGCCTCGGGCGCCGTCGCCACGGTCGACTGTTCGTGGAGCCGCCCGCGCGCCTACCCGCGCTGGGGCCACCTGAAGCTGGACGTGACGGGCACGGCCGGGATGCGCTCGCTGGACGCCTTCGCGGAGCACCTGAGCGTCACCACGGGGCAGGGTCGTCGCTGGGCTGGCTATGGCGCGGATCTGAACGCCGCCATGCTGCGCGACTTTCTGACCGTGTGCGGTGGGGGAGAGGCGGGGCTCCTCGCCAGCGGGCAGGACGGCCTGGAGGCGTTGAGGGTCGTGCTGGCGGCCTACGAGTCGGAGCGGGCGGGGCGGGTGGTCGAGCTGAGTGCAGATGCCGATGCTGCGGCCCGATAG
- a CDS encoding DUF4357 domain-containing protein — MPSAQERIREAVGAIQGWLAHLPNPGEAVVRQAIVLRLLHAAGFDIWNPAEVVPEETNATGNRSDFLIRVGEGKCALELKGMNVTLGAAHYQQAATYAVNEGTRWAIITNGRVWVALDEHLPGRWEDRVALKLELGQEGHTFADDLAALLDVETWRADAFADAVQTIKSRQQQRLDEARIRREKTAVVEGVMAQFKIPTFALAVAAALEMNKLTEAERDVLLGRPVALTRESPPASRQRKRHKPEVPPQRIQEESSGKIRFTYSIKEALAHAVYEPEKGTWTVLAGSTAIAEIKLYAGAVSKRRELGLAEGMLIQESSGLLRYVKDVEYPTPSQAADDISGASKNGWTVWKDTQGRTAQHYRPAKNRVSPAGSPSP; from the coding sequence ATGCCCAGCGCACAGGAACGGATTCGGGAGGCGGTTGGCGCCATTCAGGGCTGGCTCGCACACCTCCCCAATCCTGGTGAAGCGGTGGTTCGGCAGGCCATCGTGCTGCGCCTGCTGCACGCTGCTGGCTTTGACATCTGGAACCCGGCTGAGGTCGTGCCTGAGGAGACCAACGCCACCGGTAACCGCTCGGACTTTCTCATCCGGGTTGGTGAGGGCAAATGCGCGCTGGAACTCAAGGGCATGAACGTGACGCTGGGCGCTGCACATTACCAGCAGGCCGCCACCTACGCCGTCAACGAAGGCACCCGCTGGGCCATCATTACCAACGGCCGCGTCTGGGTCGCGCTCGACGAGCATCTGCCCGGCAGGTGGGAGGATCGCGTGGCCCTGAAACTCGAGCTGGGCCAGGAGGGGCATACCTTCGCCGACGATCTGGCCGCCCTGCTTGACGTGGAGACCTGGCGGGCCGACGCTTTTGCCGACGCGGTGCAGACCATCAAGAGCCGCCAGCAGCAGCGGCTCGACGAAGCGCGTATCCGCCGCGAGAAGACGGCTGTGGTCGAGGGCGTGATGGCCCAATTCAAAATCCCTACTTTCGCCCTGGCTGTCGCTGCCGCCTTGGAGATGAACAAGCTGACGGAAGCTGAGCGGGATGTGCTGTTAGGTCGTCCCGTCGCATTGACTCGTGAGTCTCCGCCTGCGTCACGGCAGCGAAAACGCCACAAGCCGGAAGTGCCGCCCCAGCGTATTCAAGAGGAATCATCAGGAAAGATCCGTTTCACGTACTCCATCAAGGAGGCCCTGGCCCATGCCGTCTATGAGCCGGAAAAGGGGACGTGGACAGTATTGGCCGGAAGCACGGCAATCGCCGAGATAAAACTCTATGCCGGTGCTGTAAGTAAGCGCCGCGAGCTTGGACTGGCGGAGGGAATGCTCATTCAAGAATCCAGCGGACTGCTGCGATATGTGAAGGACGTTGAATATCCGACTCCGAGTCAGGCCGCTGACGACATCTCCGGGGCATCGAAAAATGGCTGGACGGTCTGGAAAGACACTCAGGGCCGCACGGCACAGCATTACCGCCCTGCTAAGAACCGAGTTTCTCCCGCCGGCTCACCGTCCCCGTGA
- the paaI gene encoding hydroxyphenylacetyl-CoA thioesterase PaaI: protein MTYAARLGMTVLEASAERTRVALMVDGAGLNMHGSAHGGLIFSLADEAFALISNQQAQAVAVETHLSFFRAAREGDRLVAVATPERVGRTLATYRVEVRRGEEGEVIALFTGTVSRREKLGS from the coding sequence ATGACCTACGCCGCCCGCCTGGGCATGACCGTGCTGGAGGCGTCTGCCGAACGAACCCGCGTCGCCCTCATGGTGGACGGCGCGGGCCTGAACATGCACGGCAGCGCGCACGGCGGCCTGATCTTCAGCCTCGCGGACGAGGCCTTCGCGCTCATCTCCAACCAGCAGGCCCAGGCGGTCGCGGTCGAGACCCACCTGAGCTTCTTCCGCGCCGCACGCGAGGGCGACCGGCTGGTGGCGGTGGCGACCCCCGAACGCGTGGGCCGCACCCTCGCCACCTACCGCGTGGAGGTGCGGCGCGGCGAGGAGGGCGAGGTGATCGCGCTGTTCACGGGGACGGTGAGCCGGCGGGAGAAACTCGGTTCTTAG
- a CDS encoding MerR family transcriptional regulator — MTPATSALLTIGAFSRASRLSVKALRLYDALGLLTPGRVDEQSGYRLYSPSQLEAAGLIGLLRAIEMPLQEIRTLLDAPRAEQARLIETYWAGAQALHAERAGVARHLIHTLRGDTMTQSYEVQTRDVPAQTVATIQRRLYLPDLSPFIGSAMERLHAELRAQGAEAAGPPVVIYHGEVNADSDGPVEVCVPYTGTLRPGAEITLREEGAHAEAYVTVLKKNFEYHELMSAYAAVDRYARQHGAHIGLSCREVYPYDWDAAGPEDPAGEVACPYAPAPVGG; from the coding sequence ATGACCCCAGCCACGTCCGCCCTCCTGACCATCGGCGCCTTCTCGCGCGCCAGTCGCCTGAGCGTGAAAGCGCTGCGCCTGTACGACGCCCTGGGCCTGCTGACCCCAGGGCGCGTGGACGAGCAGAGCGGCTACCGACTGTATTCGCCGTCCCAGCTGGAAGCTGCCGGGCTGATCGGCCTGCTGCGCGCCATCGAGATGCCGCTGCAGGAGATCCGCACGCTGCTGGACGCGCCTCGCGCCGAGCAGGCGCGGCTGATCGAGACCTACTGGGCGGGCGCCCAGGCCCTCCATGCCGAGCGCGCCGGGGTGGCCCGCCACCTGATCCACACCCTGAGAGGAGACACCATGACCCAGTCCTACGAAGTTCAGACCCGAGACGTACCGGCCCAGACGGTGGCGACCATCCAGCGCCGCCTGTACCTGCCCGACCTCAGCCCCTTCATCGGCTCGGCCATGGAGCGCCTGCACGCCGAGCTGCGCGCCCAGGGCGCCGAGGCCGCCGGCCCCCCGGTGGTGATCTACCACGGCGAGGTGAACGCCGACTCCGACGGCCCGGTCGAGGTCTGCGTGCCCTACACCGGCACCCTGCGTCCTGGCGCCGAAATCACGCTGCGCGAGGAGGGCGCCCACGCCGAGGCCTACGTGACCGTGCTCAAGAAGAACTTCGAGTATCACGAGCTGATGTCCGCCTACGCCGCCGTCGACCGGTATGCCCGGCAGCATGGCGCCCACATCGGCCTGTCCTGCCGCGAGGTCTACCCCTACGACTGGGACGCCGCGGGCCCCGAAGATCCGGCCGGCGAGGTGGCCTGTCCCTACGCCCCCGCCCCGGTGGGCGGCTGA
- a CDS encoding glycerophosphodiester phosphodiesterase: MSPLLLGHRGTPKTHRENTLAGFQAALDAGLDGVELDVRRMEDGALVVHHDAHLPDGRLLPGLHSDGLPDYVPTLDQALAWAADTGAYVNVEIKYEVARPDDRVGRTLDAIRAHGLTERVIVSSFNPWVLAAARRLAPGIERGLLIHRRYGIGSVNLVPLAMRWTGAAALHPHHSLIDEELMDSAKERGWRVNTWTVNAPAEVRRLCALGVDALIGDEPEVLLRARLN, translated from the coding sequence ATGAGTCCTTTGCTGCTCGGCCACCGGGGCACGCCCAAAACCCACCGCGAGAACACCCTGGCCGGATTCCAGGCCGCCCTGGACGCCGGACTGGACGGTGTGGAGCTGGACGTGCGCCGCATGGAGGACGGAGCACTGGTCGTCCACCACGACGCCCACCTGCCGGACGGCCGCCTGCTGCCCGGCCTGCACTCCGACGGGCTGCCGGACTACGTGCCCACGCTGGATCAGGCGCTCGCCTGGGCCGCCGACACGGGCGCGTACGTGAACGTGGAGATCAAGTACGAGGTGGCCCGCCCCGACGACCGCGTGGGGCGCACGCTGGACGCCATCCGCGCCCACGGGCTGACAGAGCGGGTGATCGTCAGCTCCTTCAATCCCTGGGTGCTCGCCGCGGCCCGCCGCCTGGCCCCCGGGATCGAGCGCGGTCTGCTGATCCACCGCCGCTACGGGATCGGCTCGGTCAATCTGGTGCCGCTGGCGATGCGCTGGACGGGCGCGGCGGCCCTGCACCCCCACCACTCGCTGATCGACGAGGAGCTGATGGATAGCGCGAAGGAGCGCGGCTGGCGCGTGAACACCTGGACGGTCAACGCCCCGGCCGAGGTCAGGCGCCTGTGTGCCCTGGGGGTGGACGCCCTGATCGGAGACGAGCCGGAGGTGCTGCTGCGGGCCCGCCTGAACTGA